GTTGTTGTTCATAAATGTTGCCAGAACCCGGATGTATTCGAAGAGATTTGTATTGCAAGCAGAACGGTCGCTAAGTGCGACGCTCTGAAAGATAAATTAGATGGAGGCCGTACAAAGATTCAAACGGCTCAGCTTGATGCTGATAATACGGATGAAGTAATCGCACTGATTAAGAGCTTCCAGCCGGATGTTGTTATCAATGTTGCTCTCCCATATCAGGACCTGACTATTATGGATGCTTGCCTGGCAACAGGAGTGCACTATGTAGATACTGCCAACTACGAACCACAGGATACAGCTAAATTTGAATATTCCTGGCAGTGGGCTTATAAGGAAAGATTTGAAAAAGCGGGCATCACCGCGCTTCTCGGAAGCGGCTTTGACCCTGGGGTTACGGGTGTGTTCACGGCTTACGCTCAAAAACATTATTTTGATGAAATTCACACGATTGATATCGTGGATGCTAATGCGGGCGACCATGGTTACCCTTTTGCAACCAACTTCAATCCTGAAATAAATATTCGTGAGATTACAGCAAACGGCCGCTATTTCGAAAACGGCGAATGGATTGAAACCGCTCCTCTTTCCGAGAAAAAAGTATATGACCTTCCGGAAATCGGTCCGAAGGATATCTATCTTCTGTACCATGAAGAATTGGAATCCCTGGCTAAGAATATCAAGGGCGTGAAGAAAATCAGATTCTGGATGACGTTCTCCCAGAACTATCTGACTCACTTGAAGGTTCTTGAGAATGTTGGCATGACTTCTATCGAACCTATTATATATGAAGGTAAAGAGATCGTTCCTTTGCAATTCTTGAAAGCTATTTTGCCGGATCCAGCATCTCTGGGACCTAGAACTAAGGGTAAAACAAATATCGGCTGTATTATTCAAGGAACCAAAGACGGCAAGCCTAAAACATATTATGTTTACAACGTATGTGTACATGAAGAATGCTACGCAGAAGTGGGCTCACAGGCTATTTCCTATACTACAGGGGTTCCAGCGATGATCGGTGCAATGTTGATTATCAAAGGCATCTGGAAAAAACCAGGCGTATACAACGTTGAAGAGTTTAACCCAGATCCATTTATGGAAGAACTGAATAAACAAGGGCTGCCTTGGCAGGAAGATTTCTCGCCAACGCTGCTCGACTAAGGGCTTAGCGATGGATATTGATATCAGCACGATGCCGTCACCCGCTTATATTATAGATGAGCGATTGTTAATCAAGAATTTAGAGACTTTGAATTATGTACAGGAGCGTACGGGTGCCAAAATTTTGCTCGCGCAAAAGGGTTTCTCCATGCACTCCATGTATCCGCTGATCGCTAAATACTTGCATGGTGTTACCTCCAGCTCTTTATTCGAAGCCAGATTGGGCTTTGAAAAAATGGGCAAAGAGGTGCATGTATATGCGCCAGCTTATGTGGACTCGGAGTTCGCCGAGCTGCTGGAGTACAGCGATCATATTGTTTTTAACTCTTTTGATCAATGGAACCGTTTTAAGGATCGGGTGCAAAGCGCACCTAAGACAATCAGTTGCGGGATCCGGGTGAATCCGGAATACTCCGAGATTGAAATTCCTCTATATGATCCATGCTACAACTACTCCAGAATGGGAGTAACACTGCCGAGCTTCCGTCCGGATGGTCTTGAAGGCATTAATGGACTGCATTTCCATACCATGTGTGAGCAAAACTCGGATACCTTGGAGCGTACGCTTAAGGTAGTGGAAGAGAAATTCGGACAGTATCTTCACGGCATGAAATGGCTTAATTTTGGCGGCGGTCATCATATCACTCGTCCCGATTATGATCTGGAGACGTTGATTCGCTGCATTACGTATATGCAAGAGAAATACGATGTTCAGATTTATCTGGAACCGGGAGAGGCGATCGCCCTCAACACCGGATATCTGGTAGCGACCGTTCTAGACACTATGCATAATGGTATGGATATCGCGATATTGGATACCTCTGCCGAATGCCATATGCCGGACGTTCTCGCAATGCCGTATCGTCCAGGTATTATTGACGCTGGTCAGCCAGGTGAATTTGCCTATACGTACAGACTTGGTGGCATGACCTGCCTGGCAGGTGACGTCATCGGAGATTATTCCTTCAAAGAGCCCTTGAAATACGGTGACAAGTTGGTATTCACTGATATGGGTCACTATACGATGGTGAAGAATCATATGTTCAACGGCGTGAACCTGCCGGCCATCGCTTCGTACAACGAAGAAGAAGGCATCAAGGTCATTCGTCAATTTGCGTATGAGGATTTCAGCGGTCGGTTGTCTTAAAGTTTATATGTAATAAAAAGGTGTCCCTAATTATGGGACACCTTTTTTTTGAATCAGAGAGGCTGTACATTATAGTTGAACAAAATTTCGGAGGCGAAAAAGCGATTTGGAGTAGGAGTACGGTAGTGGTTTGGAATGGACGCTCCGCGAACGGACCGTTGTTCCAATCGCTGTTGTCTCCAGATTTTATTTATTCCCCTTAGCGGTGAAAATCCGGAGACAAAGGCGACCGCTATCGCTTTTCCACAATCGTTCAGTTCTCTCCGCTGTTTTGAGCCGAGAAAGTTTCTTCACAAAAAGAAATACTAAAACCACTTGCATTAATTACTTCATCGTTATGGAAATAAGTTCTTCCTGAGGTAACCATTCGACGGTTGCACCCAGTTTCTCACTAATAAAACGCAGAGGCAGATACATCGTGCCGTTCACGATGAACGGAAGGGTTGGAAGGTTAACGGCTTCATTATTCACAGCAGTTTCTCCGGTAACAGCATTGATGCTGATCGTAAGGGCCGTCTTGTTCGCATCGCTGCGAACGATGGATATTTTTTTATCTACTTTGTTCATCATAGTCCCCGGTTTTGCAGGGTTGGGAACTGTGGTAACATCCTGTTTAAAGGTAATTAGGGCTCCCATTTTCTCAAACAGGGAACGGAGAGGGATGAAGTTCTGACCGTTACGCGTAATTACGCCATTAGTAAAAGCTACACTCTCGCCGTTCAAGGAGACGGAGATAGGCCTTTGTACAGGTACTAGACCCTCAAGGCTGAATTCGGAGTCCCCATAACCCAGCTCTGCATGATAATTGATACCCCAACCCCAAAGGGTTCCGTCATTTTTTTGCATAATAACATGGCGTCCACCACCTTTAATAATACTGATTCCCGAAGCGATAGGGATGAACTTCGCATTGGAAGGTAAGGTTTCCCGCTCAATAGAGGTTTCATAGACTTTGCCATCCTGGGTTAATACTATAATGGATCGTTCTACAACGAATGCCTCTTTTACATCGATGATCCCTGTTAAGAGGATAGGAGCTTCTTGTTCATTATACGTTTTACCGTCCGACCAACCCGTTATTGTGGATCCCCAGAACCACAAGCGGGATTGTTCGTCAATAGCCACGGCTGAATACCCGTTGTATTTAATCGAAAGAATATTCGATAATGTGGAAGTAGGAGAGGGGATTACCACAGAGGCATCAGATGCCACTACCTTCTCAGACGAATAGATGGATTGAATGGGCCAGCTCCATACAGTTCCGTCTTTCTTAAGTACATAGTTTTTTTGCAGTTGGATGACGTCCGTTAGATTTGCCACAGGCTCAAAGGTGGCAAGCTTATCGTGGCTTGTCCATACGGTTCCATCTTTCTTCAAGAAGAGGAAACGCTCCCAGTAACCTTGCTTGTTACTCTCAGTATACCAATCCACTGCGGCAACATTGTCTATCCCGGTAATAGGCGTAAAGGCAGATGAAGTACCATCAGAAGATAGGACGGAACTAAATACGGCTCCCTCTGCGTTAACCGCAATTGTCCGGTTTCCCACGGGGAAGATTCCGGTCACATTGTTCAACTCATCAACAGAGGTTGCTGTCATCATCAAAGTGGTCGAGTGAGTATCCAGTTTCCATACAGATAGATCCTTTCTAGTGACTAGTAAGCCTGCCAGCGAATTATAGCTTGCTTGCACATCAGTCAAGCCCGGTACTTGTGTAGGAACGGATCTGAGCCCACCCCACAACCATAGACTCCCGTCATTTTTGATCAGATGATTTGGTCCAAAAGATGTAATACTGGAAGCTGTTGCATTAGTTGCTTCTGTCCCCGCAGCGGAGACATTTAAGGCACAGACTAAACTTAGAAAAGTGCCCCAAAAAATTGCCCATTTCTTCATACAAATACCCCTCGTCTCTTTGTGTAATTTTCCTAAAAAGTTAAATATATCAAATATCTTAACATAAGATTAGACGCCGAAAACAGTCATAAGTTACTTGAAATTAATACGCTCCTTTGATGCCCTCCTATGATACAATAGTTTAGTCTGTTTTTAGGCATTGCCCGCATTCGAGGAGGAGTTCAGAATCAATGACACACGCACCATTTATTGCCGTAGAGGGTCCGATAGGGGCCGGGAAGACTACACTGGCTACTATGCTTTCCACAGAATTTCAGCTCCCGATTATCAAGGAAATTGTCGAGGAGAATCCTTTTCTGGACAAGTTCTACCGGAACATGGATGATTGGAGCTTTCAGTTGGAGATGTTCTTTCTCTGCAACCGGTACAAGCAGCTTGAAGATACCGTCATGCAGTACATAGATAAGGGTAAGCCCGTCATTTCGGATTATCATATTTATAAGAATCTTATCTTTAGTGAGCGTACTCTGAAGGGGACGAAGCGGGATAAATACCGCCAGATTTACCATGTTCTAACCGATGACCTACCGAAGCCTAATGTCATTCTTTATATTCGGGCAGATCTCGATACACTTCTTAAACGGATTGATAAACGCGGCCGATCCTTTGAAGATGCTATGGACACCGCGTATTTACAGCAATTAATAGAAGATTATGATGAGGCGATGACTTCTCTGGCCATTCGGGAACCGTCGACCCCTATTATCACGATAGATGGAAATAAGGTCGATTTTGTAGAAAATAAAGATCAGTTCGCCGTCATCGCGTTACAAGTAAAGGAGCATATGCAATGAATAAATATAACATCCCGGACAACGCATTAATTACCGTAGCAGGAACAGTGGGTGTGGGTAAATCTACTTTGACAGCGGCCCTAGCGGAACGGTTGAACTTTCAGACCTCACTTGAACAGGTTGATCATAACCCCTATCTGGAAAAGTTCTATCATGATTTCGATAGATGGAGCTTTCATCTGCAAATCTATTTCCTGGCTGAACGTTTTAAGGAACAGAAGAAAATGTTTGAACTCGGTGGTGGCTTCGTGCAAGACCGTTCCATCTATGAGGACACAGGTATTTTTGCTAAAATGCATGCGGATCAAGGCACGATGTCTAAGACCGATTATGAGACCTATACTAGTCTTTATGAAGCAATGGTTATGACTCCCTATTTTCCCCATCCCGATGTGCTAATTTATATTGAAGGCAGTCTGCCTTCCATTCTGACCCGTATTAACGAGCGCGGACGTGAGATGGAGATTCAGACCGATGTCTCGTACTGGGAACAGATGCATGGCAGATACTCCGTGTGGATTGATCAATTCACTGCTTGTCCGGTACTCCGCCTAAATATTGATGAATATGATGTGAAAGATCCAGATTCCATGTCTAACATTCTTATGAAGGTTGGTAATGCCATTCGGAAGCCCGTGGTAAATAAAGCTTAATATAAGATTTTTAACAAAGCGGCAGCTAAAGGGATAACCTTGGCGTGCCGTTTTTTGCATGTTACAATATGTTACAATACATGAATACGTTGAAGCAGAGAGGACGAGGTGACTGAAGTTGAAGTATGATTTTGATGCCGTCATTAACCGCCGCAATACCCGTTCTTATAAATGGGATCAGTCCGAGAAATTGTTCGGTGACAAGGATATTATGCCTTTGTGGGTAGCCGATATGGATTTCGAAAGTCCTCCAGCTGTAAAAGAAGCGATCCTTCGTCGTGTGGAGGAAGGTGTCTACGGTTATAGCGTAAGTAGTGAACCTTATAAAGAAGCAATCACCTCCTGGTTTAAAAGAAGACATGATTGGAATATTCAACCGGAGTGGATGACGGATTCCCCTGGGATTGTCACCTCGTTAAGTTTGGCAGTGGAACTGTATAGTGAGCCGGGCGGTGAGGTAATAGTGCAGTCGCCAGTCTATTATCCTTTCTATGACGTCATTAATATGAATGGCCGTAAGGTCGCTAAGAATCCGTTGATTCTGCAAAATGGCCGCTACGAGATGGATTATGACCAGTTAGAGGGATTGATGAAGGGTGGAGCTAAGCTTCTGCTGCTCTGTAGTCCGCATAATCCGGGGGGACGAGTCTGGGAGCGTGAAGAGCTGCTGAAGCTGGGAGAATTGTGCCTTGCTTATGGAGTAACCGTTATATCGGATGAAATTCATTGCGATTTAACTTTATCGGGGCATACTCATTATCCATTTGCCTCCTTATCCGAGGAGCTGGCTAATATTACACTAACGACACTGGCAGCAACCAAAACTTTTAATCTGCCGGGTATTCAAACTTCGTTCATTGTAGCCTCCAACCCGGATCTGAAACGGAAATTCGATATGCGCTTAAAAACTTTGAGTCTACATATGGCTCACTACTTTGCACCGGATGCGGTACAAGCCGCTTACAATGAAGGTGATGAATGGTTAGATGAGCTACTGGTGTATATTTCGGGTAACGTGGATTATGCGATCAGCTATATGTCAGAGCATTTGCCACAGGTGAAAGTGATGCGCCCAGAAGCTACTTATCTGTTGTGGATCGACTGCCGCGGATTAAATAGGGATATCAATGGCCTCAAACAACTTATGTTCAAAGAAGCCAAAGTAGCTTTTAGTGAAGGATCGGTATTTGGGTCGGAGGGTGAAGGTTATCTGCGTATTAATCTGGCTTGTCCTAGATCGATTCTGCAGGAAGCTTTGGAACGTTTCTCAGAGGCTGCAAATCATAGTCTATAAAAAGATTCTAATAAGGCACCCATTATAGAACCGCTAATTACCTGAGTTTAGGTGATTGGCGGTTTTTTTAAAATATAAGAAAGTATAAGTTTTCAGTATACTTTGGTGGTAAAGCCGTTTCTTCTTGATCTATTAATTTGCAAAAAATATCAATTTTGGTAGTATGATAGATGGACTATCTTAATAAAAAGGAGATTCGCTATGAAACGTTATGGGAAAATACTATTAAGCTGCGTGATCGCACTAAGTGGTATGACAGCGCTGCTAGGAAACACAACACAAGCAGCAGCTACAACCTCTGGGGTTACTATTTTGCTAGACGGGTATCCACTGCCCTTTCCGGTAGAGCCTGCGATGATGAAGGGTACAACTATGGTGCCTTTTCGGGCTATAGCAGAAGCTCTAAATATCCCGGTAGCTTGGAATCAAACGGCTAAGAAGATTACTGCAACTAAGAAAGTAGGCACAGTAGACAAGCAGGTGGAGCTTACTATTGGGAGCAAAAGTGCTGTGGTTAACGGTGGAAAAGTAGTGTTGGCAGTAGCGCCGCAAAACGTACGCGGAACTACAAT
Above is a window of Paenibacillus wynnii DNA encoding:
- a CDS encoding MalY/PatB family protein, producing the protein MKYDFDAVINRRNTRSYKWDQSEKLFGDKDIMPLWVADMDFESPPAVKEAILRRVEEGVYGYSVSSEPYKEAITSWFKRRHDWNIQPEWMTDSPGIVTSLSLAVELYSEPGGEVIVQSPVYYPFYDVINMNGRKVAKNPLILQNGRYEMDYDQLEGLMKGGAKLLLLCSPHNPGGRVWEREELLKLGELCLAYGVTVISDEIHCDLTLSGHTHYPFASLSEELANITLTTLAATKTFNLPGIQTSFIVASNPDLKRKFDMRLKTLSLHMAHYFAPDAVQAAYNEGDEWLDELLVYISGNVDYAISYMSEHLPQVKVMRPEATYLLWIDCRGLNRDINGLKQLMFKEAKVAFSEGSVFGSEGEGYLRINLACPRSILQEALERFSEAANHSL
- the nspC gene encoding carboxynorspermidine decarboxylase; the encoded protein is MDIDISTMPSPAYIIDERLLIKNLETLNYVQERTGAKILLAQKGFSMHSMYPLIAKYLHGVTSSSLFEARLGFEKMGKEVHVYAPAYVDSEFAELLEYSDHIVFNSFDQWNRFKDRVQSAPKTISCGIRVNPEYSEIEIPLYDPCYNYSRMGVTLPSFRPDGLEGINGLHFHTMCEQNSDTLERTLKVVEEKFGQYLHGMKWLNFGGGHHITRPDYDLETLIRCITYMQEKYDVQIYLEPGEAIALNTGYLVATVLDTMHNGMDIAILDTSAECHMPDVLAMPYRPGIIDAGQPGEFAYTYRLGGMTCLAGDVIGDYSFKEPLKYGDKLVFTDMGHYTMVKNHMFNGVNLPAIASYNEEEGIKVIRQFAYEDFSGRLS
- a CDS encoding deoxynucleoside kinase; this translates as MNKYNIPDNALITVAGTVGVGKSTLTAALAERLNFQTSLEQVDHNPYLEKFYHDFDRWSFHLQIYFLAERFKEQKKMFELGGGFVQDRSIYEDTGIFAKMHADQGTMSKTDYETYTSLYEAMVMTPYFPHPDVLIYIEGSLPSILTRINERGREMEIQTDVSYWEQMHGRYSVWIDQFTACPVLRLNIDEYDVKDPDSMSNILMKVGNAIRKPVVNKA
- a CDS encoding stalk domain-containing protein, whose translation is MKKWAIFWGTFLSLVCALNVSAAGTEATNATASSITSFGPNHLIKNDGSLWLWGGLRSVPTQVPGLTDVQASYNSLAGLLVTRKDLSVWKLDTHSTTLMMTATSVDELNNVTGIFPVGNRTIAVNAEGAVFSSVLSSDGTSSAFTPITGIDNVAAVDWYTESNKQGYWERFLFLKKDGTVWTSHDKLATFEPVANLTDVIQLQKNYVLKKDGTVWSWPIQSIYSSEKVVASDASVVIPSPTSTLSNILSIKYNGYSAVAIDEQSRLWFWGSTITGWSDGKTYNEQEAPILLTGIIDVKEAFVVERSIIVLTQDGKVYETSIERETLPSNAKFIPIASGISIIKGGGRHVIMQKNDGTLWGWGINYHAELGYGDSEFSLEGLVPVQRPISVSLNGESVAFTNGVITRNGQNFIPLRSLFEKMGALITFKQDVTTVPNPAKPGTMMNKVDKKISIVRSDANKTALTISINAVTGETAVNNEAVNLPTLPFIVNGTMYLPLRFISEKLGATVEWLPQEELISITMK
- a CDS encoding saccharopine dehydrogenase family protein, which codes for MGKALIIGAGGVSSVVVHKCCQNPDVFEEICIASRTVAKCDALKDKLDGGRTKIQTAQLDADNTDEVIALIKSFQPDVVINVALPYQDLTIMDACLATGVHYVDTANYEPQDTAKFEYSWQWAYKERFEKAGITALLGSGFDPGVTGVFTAYAQKHYFDEIHTIDIVDANAGDHGYPFATNFNPEINIREITANGRYFENGEWIETAPLSEKKVYDLPEIGPKDIYLLYHEELESLAKNIKGVKKIRFWMTFSQNYLTHLKVLENVGMTSIEPIIYEGKEIVPLQFLKAILPDPASLGPRTKGKTNIGCIIQGTKDGKPKTYYVYNVCVHEECYAEVGSQAISYTTGVPAMIGAMLIIKGIWKKPGVYNVEEFNPDPFMEELNKQGLPWQEDFSPTLLD
- a CDS encoding deoxynucleoside kinase; this translates as MTHAPFIAVEGPIGAGKTTLATMLSTEFQLPIIKEIVEENPFLDKFYRNMDDWSFQLEMFFLCNRYKQLEDTVMQYIDKGKPVISDYHIYKNLIFSERTLKGTKRDKYRQIYHVLTDDLPKPNVILYIRADLDTLLKRIDKRGRSFEDAMDTAYLQQLIEDYDEAMTSLAIREPSTPIITIDGNKVDFVENKDQFAVIALQVKEHMQ